From a single Haemorhous mexicanus isolate bHaeMex1 chromosome 29, bHaeMex1.pri, whole genome shotgun sequence genomic region:
- the KANK3 gene encoding KN motif and ankyrin repeat domain-containing protein 3 isoform X3, with product MAQPAPLNQNLPDLGGPFLYRDQDDGEKSSYSVETPYGFLLDLDFLKYVDDIESGQTLKKVPLPRRVKGSRPLPSMLRSPSSHTSAWTSTESLTSTASEEGRTALLLSSHGRAPLEPASKSTSHPILPPPVRLLPPPTRKCLVPNPRVEKTLLETSRRLEQEQGRLQDIGGPSHVDLPGALGQPPHWVPVGAEGQAGWGRVSPGSSGRSTPAAGLGTAPLQHVREQMAAALRQLRDLEEQVKTIPLLEMQICELKREKAKLLEKLSAEPGEALYHPSGSEAGAEGEEGAHTGPESEAEPVKGRTSKIAELRKLTEKLAVPERNIRAWPGKRVAERPCRSVAVGEDQAMTDAVFYYRSQQESGDAPDSGTRRCRDVAVWVIESSLGLATEAERELELLQQTVGHQKEVITLMEGHLQEATRELEELRLEVCARRPREQVDKEVMAMPQVAEALVEAVVVTQSRAAGDPPKTAEAGVECCPSTSCVAVDCRPDGRDVAVGPDSAASCDDKGSQTDVSSVVLAGEEKESGAGEMMEPGLGDGLSSLSAPGAGATAEMCPASQGPGPAVLETTHSNWGPAPAQDSGAAPSPTARALKSIMKKRDGPPRSKTEGSKKSLQFVGVLNGEYESTSSEEDEEGNSSSEKASADSSNSSEQGDTETSEEEAGEGTCEPRLECKGTDMTLLEPPEVKEKFELSPRMREACLIVKTHLGHPGAAKSKEVLASSSLVLQEWFRLSSQKLSIPDMVANHLLAFAEVSPALLAHVVNLADGNGNTALHYSVSHSNFHIVWLLLDTALQHLEPPLPTPSGICNVDHQNKAGYTALMLAALAAVEQEEDMNVVRRLFSMGNVNAKASQAGQTALMLAVSHGRQEMVEALLACGADVNLQDEEGSTALMCACEHGRLETVKLLLAQPTCNISIVDSDGNNAVAIALEAGHSDIAALLYAHLNSMKAQVPGTSPTATKSPGSPKKPN from the exons ATGGCTCAGCCAGCACCCCTGAACCAGAACCTCCCAG ATCTTGGGGGCCCGTTCTTGTATCGGGACCAGGACGATGGAGAGAAGAGCTCGTATTCTGTGGAAACCCCTTATGGCTTCCTGCTGGACCTTGATTtcctgaaatatgttgatgATATTGAAAGTGGCCAAACACTCAAGAAAGTGCCACTGCCTCGCAGGGTGAAAGGGTCCCGTCCACTGCCCAGCATGCTgcgcagccccagcagccacacCAGCGCCTGGACCTCCACTGAGTCCCTCACCTCCACGGCCAGCGAGGAGGGCAGGACTGCGCTGCTGCTGTCCTCACATGGCCGAGCACCCCTGGAGCCTGCGAGCAAGTCAACCTCCCACCCCATCTTGCCACCGCCGGTGCggctgctcccacctcccaCCCGCAAGTGTCTTGTGCCAAACCCACGGGTGGAGAAGACCTTGCTGGAGACaagcaggaggctggagcaggagcagggccgTTTGCAGGATATTGGTGGTCCCTCCCACGTTGACCTGCCGGGTGCCCTGGGCCAGCCACCCCACTGGGTGCCAGTGGGTGCCGAGGGCCAGGCAGGCTGGGGCCGGGTGAGCCCTGGCAGCTCGGGGCGCAgcactccagctgcagggctcgGCACGGCCCCGCTGCAGCACGTGCGGGAGCAGATGGCTGCAGCCCTGCGGCAGCTCCgggacctggaggagcaggTGAAAACCATCCCACTCCTGGAGATGCAGATCTGCGAGTTGAAGAGGGAGAAGGCAAAGTTGCTGGAGAAGCTGTCGGCAGAGCCTGGCGAGGCATTGTATCACCCctctggctctgaggcaggggcagagggtgaggagggggcccATACAGGGCCAGAGAGCGAAGCAGAGCCAGTGAAGGGACGAACAAGTAAAATTGCAGAGCTGAGGAAGCTGACAGAGAAGCTGGCTGTGCCGGAGCGGAACATCAGGGCTTGGCCAGGCAAGAGGGTGGCTGAGAGGCCGTGCCGCTCTGTGGCAGTGGGTGAAGATCAGGCCATGACAGATGCCGTCTTCTACTACCGGTCGCAGCAGGAGAGTGGGGATGCGCCAGACAGCGGCACGCGGCGATGCAGGGATGTGGCCGTCTGGGTGATCGAGTCCTCGCTGGGGCTGGCCACTGAGGCAGAgcgggagctggagctgctgcagcagacgGTAGGGCACCAGAAGGAGGTAATCACCCTGATGGAGGGGCACCTGCAGGAGGCCACgcgggagctggaggagctgcggCTGGAGGTATgcgcccgccggccccgcgAGCAGGTGGACAAGGAGGTAATGGCCATGCCACAGGTGGCCGAGGCACTGGTGGAGGCTGTGGTAGTGACACAGAGCCGGGCAGCTGGCGACCCCCCAAAGACAGCAGAGGCAGGTGTGGAGTGCTGCCCCTCAACGTCCTGTGTTGCCGTGGACTGCCGCCCTGACGGGCGGGACGTGGCAGTTGGACCCGATTCAGCTGCCAGCTGTGATGATAAGGGCAGCCAGACAGATGTGAGCAGCGTTGtcctggcaggagaggagaaggagtccGGTGCGGGTGAGATGATGGAGCCTGGCCTGGGTGATGGCCTGAGCAGCCTCTCAGCGCCAGGTGCAGGAGCAACGGCGGAGATGTGCCCAGCCAGCCAAGGCCCTGGGCCAGCTGTACTGGAGACAACACACAGTAACTggggcccagccccagcacaggacagtGGAGCTGCCCCAAGCCCTACAGCCA GAGCCCTGAAGTCCATCATGAAGAAGCGGGATGGTCCTCCCCGGAGCAAGACAGAGGGCAGCAAGAAGAGCCTGCAGTTTGTGGGCGTGCTGAACGGAGA GTATGAGAGCACATCCAGTGAGGAGGATGAAGAAGGCAACAGCTCCTCTGAGAAGGCTTCGGCCGACAGCTCCAACAgttcagagcagggagacacCGAAACCTCAGAAGAGGAGGCCGGGGAAGGCACGTGCGAGCCCAGACTGGAGTGCAAGGGGACTGATATGACCCTGCTGGAGCCCCCTGAGGTGAAGGAAAA GTTCGAGCTGAGCCCCAGGATGAGGGAGGCCTGCCTCATTGTCAAGACCCACCTGGGCCACCCGGGTGCTGCCAAGAGCAAAGAGGTG ctcgccagcagcagcctggtcCTTCAGGAGTGGTTCCGTCTGTCCAGCCAAAAGTTGTCCATCCCTGACATGGTTGCCAACCACCTCCTGGCCTTTGCCGAAGTCTCACCAGCTCTTCTGGCCCACGTGGTGAACCTGGCAGACGGGAATGGCAACACAGCCCTGCACTACAGTGTCTCCCACTCCAACTTCCACATcgtgtggctgctgctggataCGG CCCTGCAGCATCTTGAGCCCCCTCTGCCCACTCCCTCAGGGATATGTAATGTGGACCACCAGAACAAAGCTGGGTACACCGCTCTgatgctggcagcactggcagctgttgagcaggaggaggacaTGAATGTGGTCAGGAGGCTTTTCAGCATGGGCAATGTCAACGCCAAGGCCAGCCAG GCTGGCCAGACGGCGCTGATGTTGGCTGTCAGCCACGGCCGGCAGGAGATGGTGGAAGCCCTGCTCGCCTGCGGGGCTGACGTGAACCTGCAGGACGAGGAGGGCTCCACCGCACTAATGTGTGCCTGCGAGCATGGCCGCCTGGAGACcgtgaagctgctgctggctcagcccACCTGCAACATCTCCATCGTGGACAGT GATGGTAACAATGCTGTTGCCATCGCGCTGGAGGCTGGTCACAGTGACATCGCTGCGCTCCTCTACGCCCACCTCAACAGCATGAAGGCACAGGTACCC GGGACTTCACCGACAGCCACAAAGAGCCCTGGGAGTCCAAAGAAACCAAATTAG
- the KANK3 gene encoding KN motif and ankyrin repeat domain-containing protein 3 isoform X2: protein MAQPAPLNQNLPDLGGPFLYRDQDDGEKSSYSVETPYGFLLDLDFLKYVDDIESGQTLKKVPLPRRVKGSRPLPSMLRSPSSHTSAWTSTESLTSTASEEGRTALLLSSHGRAPLEPASKSTSHPILPPPVRLLPPPTRKCLVPNPRVEKTLLETSRRLEQEQGRLQDIGGPSHVDLPGALGQPPHWVPVGAEGQAGWGRVSPGSSGRSTPAAGLGTAPLQHVREQMAAALRQLRDLEEQVKTIPLLEMQICELKREKAKLLEKLSAEPGEALYHPSGSEAGAEGEEGAHTGPESEAEPVKGRTSKIAELRKLTEKLAVPERNIRAWPGKRVAERPCRSVAVGEDQAMTDAVFYYRSQQESGDAPDSGTRRCRDVAVWVIESSLGLATEAERELELLQQTVGHQKEVITLMEGHLQEATRELEELRLEVCARRPREQVDKEVMAMPQVAEALVEAVVVTQSRAAGDPPKTAEAGVECCPSTSCVAVDCRPDGRDVAVGPDSAASCDDKGSQTDVSSVVLAGEEKESGAGEMMEPGLGDGLSSLSAPGAGATAEMCPASQGPGPAVLETTHSNWGPAPAQDSGAAPSPTARALKSIMKKRDGPPRSKTEGSKKSLQFVGVLNGEYESTSSEEDEEGNSSSEKASADSSNSSEQGDTETSEEEAGEGTCEPRLECKGTDMTLLEPPEVKEKFELSPRMREACLIVKTHLGHPGAAKSKEVLASSSLVLQEWFRLSSQKLSIPDMVANHLLAFAEVSPALLAHVVNLADGNGNTALHYSVSHSNFHIVWLLLDTALQHLEPPLPTPSGICNVDHQNKAGYTALMLAALAAVEQEEDMNVVRRLFSMGNVNAKASQAGQTALMLAVSHGRQEMVEALLACGADVNLQDEEGSTALMCACEHGRLETVKLLLAQPTCNISIVDSDGNNAVAIALEAGHSDIAALLYAHLNSMKAQVPQGTSPTATKSPGSPKKPN, encoded by the exons ATGGCTCAGCCAGCACCCCTGAACCAGAACCTCCCAG ATCTTGGGGGCCCGTTCTTGTATCGGGACCAGGACGATGGAGAGAAGAGCTCGTATTCTGTGGAAACCCCTTATGGCTTCCTGCTGGACCTTGATTtcctgaaatatgttgatgATATTGAAAGTGGCCAAACACTCAAGAAAGTGCCACTGCCTCGCAGGGTGAAAGGGTCCCGTCCACTGCCCAGCATGCTgcgcagccccagcagccacacCAGCGCCTGGACCTCCACTGAGTCCCTCACCTCCACGGCCAGCGAGGAGGGCAGGACTGCGCTGCTGCTGTCCTCACATGGCCGAGCACCCCTGGAGCCTGCGAGCAAGTCAACCTCCCACCCCATCTTGCCACCGCCGGTGCggctgctcccacctcccaCCCGCAAGTGTCTTGTGCCAAACCCACGGGTGGAGAAGACCTTGCTGGAGACaagcaggaggctggagcaggagcagggccgTTTGCAGGATATTGGTGGTCCCTCCCACGTTGACCTGCCGGGTGCCCTGGGCCAGCCACCCCACTGGGTGCCAGTGGGTGCCGAGGGCCAGGCAGGCTGGGGCCGGGTGAGCCCTGGCAGCTCGGGGCGCAgcactccagctgcagggctcgGCACGGCCCCGCTGCAGCACGTGCGGGAGCAGATGGCTGCAGCCCTGCGGCAGCTCCgggacctggaggagcaggTGAAAACCATCCCACTCCTGGAGATGCAGATCTGCGAGTTGAAGAGGGAGAAGGCAAAGTTGCTGGAGAAGCTGTCGGCAGAGCCTGGCGAGGCATTGTATCACCCctctggctctgaggcaggggcagagggtgaggagggggcccATACAGGGCCAGAGAGCGAAGCAGAGCCAGTGAAGGGACGAACAAGTAAAATTGCAGAGCTGAGGAAGCTGACAGAGAAGCTGGCTGTGCCGGAGCGGAACATCAGGGCTTGGCCAGGCAAGAGGGTGGCTGAGAGGCCGTGCCGCTCTGTGGCAGTGGGTGAAGATCAGGCCATGACAGATGCCGTCTTCTACTACCGGTCGCAGCAGGAGAGTGGGGATGCGCCAGACAGCGGCACGCGGCGATGCAGGGATGTGGCCGTCTGGGTGATCGAGTCCTCGCTGGGGCTGGCCACTGAGGCAGAgcgggagctggagctgctgcagcagacgGTAGGGCACCAGAAGGAGGTAATCACCCTGATGGAGGGGCACCTGCAGGAGGCCACgcgggagctggaggagctgcggCTGGAGGTATgcgcccgccggccccgcgAGCAGGTGGACAAGGAGGTAATGGCCATGCCACAGGTGGCCGAGGCACTGGTGGAGGCTGTGGTAGTGACACAGAGCCGGGCAGCTGGCGACCCCCCAAAGACAGCAGAGGCAGGTGTGGAGTGCTGCCCCTCAACGTCCTGTGTTGCCGTGGACTGCCGCCCTGACGGGCGGGACGTGGCAGTTGGACCCGATTCAGCTGCCAGCTGTGATGATAAGGGCAGCCAGACAGATGTGAGCAGCGTTGtcctggcaggagaggagaaggagtccGGTGCGGGTGAGATGATGGAGCCTGGCCTGGGTGATGGCCTGAGCAGCCTCTCAGCGCCAGGTGCAGGAGCAACGGCGGAGATGTGCCCAGCCAGCCAAGGCCCTGGGCCAGCTGTACTGGAGACAACACACAGTAACTggggcccagccccagcacaggacagtGGAGCTGCCCCAAGCCCTACAGCCA GAGCCCTGAAGTCCATCATGAAGAAGCGGGATGGTCCTCCCCGGAGCAAGACAGAGGGCAGCAAGAAGAGCCTGCAGTTTGTGGGCGTGCTGAACGGAGA GTATGAGAGCACATCCAGTGAGGAGGATGAAGAAGGCAACAGCTCCTCTGAGAAGGCTTCGGCCGACAGCTCCAACAgttcagagcagggagacacCGAAACCTCAGAAGAGGAGGCCGGGGAAGGCACGTGCGAGCCCAGACTGGAGTGCAAGGGGACTGATATGACCCTGCTGGAGCCCCCTGAGGTGAAGGAAAA GTTCGAGCTGAGCCCCAGGATGAGGGAGGCCTGCCTCATTGTCAAGACCCACCTGGGCCACCCGGGTGCTGCCAAGAGCAAAGAGGTG ctcgccagcagcagcctggtcCTTCAGGAGTGGTTCCGTCTGTCCAGCCAAAAGTTGTCCATCCCTGACATGGTTGCCAACCACCTCCTGGCCTTTGCCGAAGTCTCACCAGCTCTTCTGGCCCACGTGGTGAACCTGGCAGACGGGAATGGCAACACAGCCCTGCACTACAGTGTCTCCCACTCCAACTTCCACATcgtgtggctgctgctggataCGG CCCTGCAGCATCTTGAGCCCCCTCTGCCCACTCCCTCAGGGATATGTAATGTGGACCACCAGAACAAAGCTGGGTACACCGCTCTgatgctggcagcactggcagctgttgagcaggaggaggacaTGAATGTGGTCAGGAGGCTTTTCAGCATGGGCAATGTCAACGCCAAGGCCAGCCAG GCTGGCCAGACGGCGCTGATGTTGGCTGTCAGCCACGGCCGGCAGGAGATGGTGGAAGCCCTGCTCGCCTGCGGGGCTGACGTGAACCTGCAGGACGAGGAGGGCTCCACCGCACTAATGTGTGCCTGCGAGCATGGCCGCCTGGAGACcgtgaagctgctgctggctcagcccACCTGCAACATCTCCATCGTGGACAGT GATGGTAACAATGCTGTTGCCATCGCGCTGGAGGCTGGTCACAGTGACATCGCTGCGCTCCTCTACGCCCACCTCAACAGCATGAAGGCACAGGTACCC CAGGGGACTTCACCGACAGCCACAAAGAGCCCTGGGAGTCCAAAGAAACCAAATTAG
- the KANK3 gene encoding KN motif and ankyrin repeat domain-containing protein 3 isoform X6 gives MAQPAPLNQNLPDLGGPFLYRDQDDGEKSSYSVETPYGFLLDLDFLKYVDDIESGQTLKKVPLPRRVKGSRPLPSMLRSPSSHTSAWTSTESLTSTASEEGRTALLLSSHGRAPLEPASKSTSHPILPPPVRLLPPPTRKCLVPNPRVEKTLLETSRRLEQEQGRLQDIGGPSHVDLPGALGQPPHWVPVGAEGQAGWGRVSPGSSGRSTPAAGLGTAPLQHVREQMAAALRQLRDLEEQVKTIPLLEMQICELKREKAKLLEKLSAEPGEALYHPSGSEAGAEGEEGAHTGPESEAEPVKGRTSKIAELRKLTEKLAVPERNIRAWPGKRVAERPCRSVAVGEDQAMTDAVFYYRSQQESGDAPDSGTRRCRDVAVWVIESSLGLATEAERELELLQQTVGHQKEVITLMEGHLQEATRELEELRLEVCARRPREQVDKEVMAMPQVAEALVEAVVVTQSRAAGDPPKTAEAGVECCPSTSCVAVDCRPDGRDVAVGPDSAASCDDKGSQTDVSSVVLAGEEKESGAGEMMEPGLGDGLSSLSAPGAGATAEMCPASQGPGPAVLETTHSNWGPAPAQDSGAAPSPTARALKSIMKKRDGPPRSKTEGSKKSLQFVGVLNGEYESTSSEEDEEGNSSSEKASADSSNSSEQGDTETSEEEAGEGTCEPRLECKGTDMTLLEPPEVKEKFELSPRMREACLIVKTHLGHPGAAKSKEVLASSSLVLQEWFRLSSQKLSIPDMVANHLLAFAEVSPALLAHVVNLADGNGNTALHYSVSHSNFHIVWLLLDTGICNVDHQNKAGYTALMLAALAAVEQEEDMNVVRRLFSMGNVNAKASQAGQTALMLAVSHGRQEMVEALLACGADVNLQDEEGSTALMCACEHGRLETVKLLLAQPTCNISIVDSDGNNAVAIALEAGHSDIAALLYAHLNSMKAQVPQGTSPTATKSPGSPKKPN, from the exons ATGGCTCAGCCAGCACCCCTGAACCAGAACCTCCCAG ATCTTGGGGGCCCGTTCTTGTATCGGGACCAGGACGATGGAGAGAAGAGCTCGTATTCTGTGGAAACCCCTTATGGCTTCCTGCTGGACCTTGATTtcctgaaatatgttgatgATATTGAAAGTGGCCAAACACTCAAGAAAGTGCCACTGCCTCGCAGGGTGAAAGGGTCCCGTCCACTGCCCAGCATGCTgcgcagccccagcagccacacCAGCGCCTGGACCTCCACTGAGTCCCTCACCTCCACGGCCAGCGAGGAGGGCAGGACTGCGCTGCTGCTGTCCTCACATGGCCGAGCACCCCTGGAGCCTGCGAGCAAGTCAACCTCCCACCCCATCTTGCCACCGCCGGTGCggctgctcccacctcccaCCCGCAAGTGTCTTGTGCCAAACCCACGGGTGGAGAAGACCTTGCTGGAGACaagcaggaggctggagcaggagcagggccgTTTGCAGGATATTGGTGGTCCCTCCCACGTTGACCTGCCGGGTGCCCTGGGCCAGCCACCCCACTGGGTGCCAGTGGGTGCCGAGGGCCAGGCAGGCTGGGGCCGGGTGAGCCCTGGCAGCTCGGGGCGCAgcactccagctgcagggctcgGCACGGCCCCGCTGCAGCACGTGCGGGAGCAGATGGCTGCAGCCCTGCGGCAGCTCCgggacctggaggagcaggTGAAAACCATCCCACTCCTGGAGATGCAGATCTGCGAGTTGAAGAGGGAGAAGGCAAAGTTGCTGGAGAAGCTGTCGGCAGAGCCTGGCGAGGCATTGTATCACCCctctggctctgaggcaggggcagagggtgaggagggggcccATACAGGGCCAGAGAGCGAAGCAGAGCCAGTGAAGGGACGAACAAGTAAAATTGCAGAGCTGAGGAAGCTGACAGAGAAGCTGGCTGTGCCGGAGCGGAACATCAGGGCTTGGCCAGGCAAGAGGGTGGCTGAGAGGCCGTGCCGCTCTGTGGCAGTGGGTGAAGATCAGGCCATGACAGATGCCGTCTTCTACTACCGGTCGCAGCAGGAGAGTGGGGATGCGCCAGACAGCGGCACGCGGCGATGCAGGGATGTGGCCGTCTGGGTGATCGAGTCCTCGCTGGGGCTGGCCACTGAGGCAGAgcgggagctggagctgctgcagcagacgGTAGGGCACCAGAAGGAGGTAATCACCCTGATGGAGGGGCACCTGCAGGAGGCCACgcgggagctggaggagctgcggCTGGAGGTATgcgcccgccggccccgcgAGCAGGTGGACAAGGAGGTAATGGCCATGCCACAGGTGGCCGAGGCACTGGTGGAGGCTGTGGTAGTGACACAGAGCCGGGCAGCTGGCGACCCCCCAAAGACAGCAGAGGCAGGTGTGGAGTGCTGCCCCTCAACGTCCTGTGTTGCCGTGGACTGCCGCCCTGACGGGCGGGACGTGGCAGTTGGACCCGATTCAGCTGCCAGCTGTGATGATAAGGGCAGCCAGACAGATGTGAGCAGCGTTGtcctggcaggagaggagaaggagtccGGTGCGGGTGAGATGATGGAGCCTGGCCTGGGTGATGGCCTGAGCAGCCTCTCAGCGCCAGGTGCAGGAGCAACGGCGGAGATGTGCCCAGCCAGCCAAGGCCCTGGGCCAGCTGTACTGGAGACAACACACAGTAACTggggcccagccccagcacaggacagtGGAGCTGCCCCAAGCCCTACAGCCA GAGCCCTGAAGTCCATCATGAAGAAGCGGGATGGTCCTCCCCGGAGCAAGACAGAGGGCAGCAAGAAGAGCCTGCAGTTTGTGGGCGTGCTGAACGGAGA GTATGAGAGCACATCCAGTGAGGAGGATGAAGAAGGCAACAGCTCCTCTGAGAAGGCTTCGGCCGACAGCTCCAACAgttcagagcagggagacacCGAAACCTCAGAAGAGGAGGCCGGGGAAGGCACGTGCGAGCCCAGACTGGAGTGCAAGGGGACTGATATGACCCTGCTGGAGCCCCCTGAGGTGAAGGAAAA GTTCGAGCTGAGCCCCAGGATGAGGGAGGCCTGCCTCATTGTCAAGACCCACCTGGGCCACCCGGGTGCTGCCAAGAGCAAAGAGGTG ctcgccagcagcagcctggtcCTTCAGGAGTGGTTCCGTCTGTCCAGCCAAAAGTTGTCCATCCCTGACATGGTTGCCAACCACCTCCTGGCCTTTGCCGAAGTCTCACCAGCTCTTCTGGCCCACGTGGTGAACCTGGCAGACGGGAATGGCAACACAGCCCTGCACTACAGTGTCTCCCACTCCAACTTCCACATcgtgtggctgctgctggataCGG GGATATGTAATGTGGACCACCAGAACAAAGCTGGGTACACCGCTCTgatgctggcagcactggcagctgttgagcaggaggaggacaTGAATGTGGTCAGGAGGCTTTTCAGCATGGGCAATGTCAACGCCAAGGCCAGCCAG GCTGGCCAGACGGCGCTGATGTTGGCTGTCAGCCACGGCCGGCAGGAGATGGTGGAAGCCCTGCTCGCCTGCGGGGCTGACGTGAACCTGCAGGACGAGGAGGGCTCCACCGCACTAATGTGTGCCTGCGAGCATGGCCGCCTGGAGACcgtgaagctgctgctggctcagcccACCTGCAACATCTCCATCGTGGACAGT GATGGTAACAATGCTGTTGCCATCGCGCTGGAGGCTGGTCACAGTGACATCGCTGCGCTCCTCTACGCCCACCTCAACAGCATGAAGGCACAGGTACCC CAGGGGACTTCACCGACAGCCACAAAGAGCCCTGGGAGTCCAAAGAAACCAAATTAG